In Eulemur rufifrons isolate Redbay chromosome 3, OSU_ERuf_1, whole genome shotgun sequence, a single window of DNA contains:
- the KCNS2 gene encoding potassium voltage-gated channel subfamily S member 2 produces MTGQSLWDVSEANVEDGEIRINVGGFKRRLRSHTLLRFPETRLGRLLLCHSREAILELCDDYDDVQREFYFDRNPELFPYVLHFYHTGKLHVMAELCVFSFSQEIEYWGINEFFIDSCCSYSYHGRKVEPEQEKWDEQSDQESTTSSFDEILAFYNDASKFDGQPLGNFRRQLWLALDNPGYSVLSRVFSILSILVVLGSIITMCLNSLPDFQIPDSQGNPGEDPRFEIVEHFGIAWFTFELVARFAVAPDFLKFFRNALNLIDLMSIVPFYITLVVNLVVESTPTLANLGRVAQVLRLMRIFRILKLARHSTGLRSLGATLKYSYKEVGLLLLYLSVGISIFSVVAYTIEKEENEGLATIPACWWWATVSMTTVGYGDVVPGTTAGKLTASACILAGILVVVLPITLIFNKFSHFYRRQKQLESAMRSCDFGDGMKEVPSVNLRDYYAHKVKSLMASLTNMSRSSPSELSLNDSLH; encoded by the coding sequence ATGACCGGCCAGAGCCTGTGGGACGTGTCGGAGGCCAACGTCGAGGATGGAGAGATCCGCATCAACGTAGGCGGCTTCAAGAGGAGGCTGCGCTCTCACACGCTGCTGCGCTTCCCCGAGACGCGCCTGGGCCGCCTGCTGCTCTGCCACTCGCGCGAGGCCATCCTGGAGCTCTGCGACGACTACGACGACGTCCAGCGTGAGTTCTACTTCGACCGCAACCCGGAGCTCTTTCCCTACGTGTTGCATTTCTATCACACCGGCAAGCTTCACGTCATGGCCGAGCTGTGCGTCTTTTCCTTCAGCCAGGAGATTGAGTATTGGGGCATCAACGAGTTCTTCATCGACTCCTGCTGCAGTTACAGCTACCATGGCCGCAAAGTGGAGCCCGAGCAGGAGAAATGGGACGAGCAGAGCGACCAGGAGAGCACCACGTCCTCCTTCGATGAGATCCTCGCTTTCTACAATGATGCCTCCAAGTTTGATGGGCAGCCCCTGGGCAACTTCCGCAGGCAGCTGTGGCTGGCGCTGGACAACCCCGGCTACTCAGTCCTGAGCAGGGTCTTCAGTATCCTGTCCATCCTGGTGGTGTTGGGGTCCATCATCACCATGTGCCTCAACAGCCTGCCGGACTTCCAAATCCCTGACAGCCAGGGCAACCCTGGTGAAGACCCCAGGTTTGAGATCGTGGAGCACTTTGGCATCGCCTGGTTCACATTTGAGCTGGTGGCCAGGTTTGCTGTGGCCCCTGACTTCCTCAAGTTCTTCAGGAATGCCCTAAACCTTATTGACCTCATGTCCATCGTCCCCTTTTACATCACTCTGGTGGTGAACCTGGTGGTGGAGAGCACACCTACCTTGGCCAACTTGGGCAGGGTGGCCCAGGTCCTGAGGCTGATGCGGATCTTCCGCATCTTAAAGCTGGCCAGACACTCCACTGGCCTCCGCTCCCTGGGGGCCACCTTGAAATACAGCTACAAAGAAGTAGGGCTGCTCCTGCTCTACCTCTCTGTGGGGATCTCCATCTTCTCCGTGGTCGCCTACACCATTGAGAAGGAGGAGAATGAGGGCCTGGCCACCATCCCTGCCTGCTGGTGGTGGGCCACTGTCAGTATGACCACAGTGGGGTACGGGGATGTGGTCCCAGGGACCACAGCAGGGAAGCTGACTGCCTCTGCCTGCATCTTGGCAGGTATCCTTGTGGTGGTACTGCCCATCACCTTGATCTTCAATAAGTTCTCCCACTTTTACCGGCGCCAAAAGCAACTTGAAAGTGCTATGCGCAGCTGTGACTTTGGAGATGGAATGAAGGAGGTCCCTTCTGTCAATTTAAGGGACTACTATGCCCATAAAGTTAAATCCCTCATGGCAAGCCTGACAAACATGAGCAGGAGCTCACCAAGTGAACTAAGTTTAAATGATTCCCTACATTAG